CAGAGCGATGAATTGAAAGCAGGAGTTACGAAAGTGGTCAGACCGGGACAAGCAGGTCTTAAAGAAATGGACTACCGTTTGACCAAGGAGAACGGTGAGGTCGTGCAAGAGGAATGGCTCGGTCAAAAGGTGTTACAGCCGTCTGTTACCGAGGTGGTTCTGAGAGGAACGAAAGTCGAGGGGGAAGGCTCGGGCCAATTTGCCTGGCCGACTGCGGGTGCAATCATGACGAGCAGCTTCGGAGGACGTTGGGGACGTATGCATGAAGGTGTTGACTTGGTCGGCGATCATACGATTCAAGCATCTGATGAAGGTGTCGTCACATTTGCCGGTCAGCAGAATGGCTATGGTAATGTCATTATGATTGATCATCGCAACGGCTATCAAACAGTATACGGGCATTTGAATAGTATTGGTGTTCATGTGGGACAGGTTGTTCAGCAAGGTGAAGCGATTGGTATTATGGGAAGCACCGGACGTTCCACAGGCACACATGTTCACTTTGAGATTCGCAAAAATAATACGCCACAAAATCCAATGACGTATTTAAGATAGATTGGATGTTTAAATCGAGAGTTATGTGATTCGATGAGGATCAAAGAGAAAGACCATGTTTTCTGCATGCTTAACAGCCAGGTGCAGGCATGGTTTTTTCTGCGTAAAGAAAAGGGCCTGGAAAAGTAATGGAATAGCGTACGGGTATGATAGAATAGAATAAGCATCTTATGGGTACTGACAAACGAAAGTTAATAATAGATGATGATCCGTGAGAAGAGGTGAACGCTGTATGCAAGGGACGATTCTAGTAGTGGATGATGAACAACCTATCGCTGATATTTTGAAATTTAATTTGGAAAAAGAAGGATACGAGGTCATTTGCGCCTTTGATGGAATCAGTGCGGTGGATATCGCGATTAAGCAACAGCCAGACCTGATTTTGCTGGACCTGATGCTGCCGGGCATGGACGGTATGGACGTATGCCGCGAGGTGCGCGGACATCAGCTTCAGACGCCAATTATTATGCTGACTGCGAAGGATGGGGAAATCGACAAAGTGCTAGGGCTGGAGCTGGGTGCGGACGATTATGTGACGAAGCCGTTCAGCACACGCGAATTGCTGGCACGCGTGAAGGCACAGATGCGTAGACAGCAACGCGGCGTAGCAGGCACGCCGGAAAGCCGCCCACAGGAGGATAAGCAGGGGCTACGCGTAGGCGATCTCTTTTTTGATGCGGATATGTATACAGCCTATAAAAACGGAACTCCACTTGACCTGACGCACCGCGAGTATGAACTTCTGTACTATATGGCGAAAAATGCAGGCAAGGTCATGACTCGCGAGCATTTGCTTCAAGCGGTATGGGGATTTGAGTACTACGGGGATGTGCGGACGGTAGACGTGACGATCCGGCGACTGCGCGAGAAGATTGAGGAAAACCCGAGCAAGCCGGAGACGATCCTGACACGGCGTGGCCTTGGATATATCGTTAGCGGGGGCAAAGGTGGCCTGCGGGCATGAGATGGCTGTCCTTCTTTCGCACCATTCATGCCAAGCTGATTATTATCTATGTGCTGCTAATCTTGGTGGCCATGCAGTTGATTGGAGTCTATTTTGTCAGCTCGATGAAGAACTCGTTGACGAGTAATTTTACGCAGGATTTGCAAGCACGGGCGGAGATGCTGTCCGTGCTGGCGGAGCAGGATCTGAGTGGCAGTGATGGCAAAATGGAGGAAGATAGCGTCGAAAGTCTGCGTGCACGCGTGAATAACTTGTTTGACTTCAGCGGCGCGGAAATTCAGGTGCTGGATGCCAGTGGCAAAGTACTGATTACTTCTCAAGGCTCTCATGCTGACTATGTCGGACGTAAAAATACGCAGACAGTGGTTAGCCGCTCACTCCAAGGAATCCGTGATAACGAGGAATATATGGTGGACGAAGATAACGTCCGCAAGAAGGTCGTCGCCAAGCCTGTCATCAGCCAAGGCAAAATTGTCGGTGCAGTGTACATCGCTGCTTCGATGGCTGAGCTGTACGATACGATGAAACGCATTAACAATGTGTTTCTCTCAGGTATGCTGATTGCGCTCGCGTTGACGGCTGTGCTGGGCGTGGTGTTGGCCCACACGATTACGCATCCAATCAAAGTGATGACACGGCATGCGACGGAGGTCGCTGAGGGCAAGTTTGACCAGCAGATGCCAGTGTTTGGTGAAGATGAAATCGGTAGGCTGAGCGTGGCCTTTAACTATATGACAGGACGTCTACGTGAGGCTCTGTCGCAGAATGAGGAGGAGAAGGAAAAGCTCTCCTCCATCTTGACCAATATGAGCGACGGTGTGGTCGCTACCGACGATCATGGCCGGGTCATTCTGGTCAACCGCCGGGCCAGCGCCATGCTGGGCGTGAACGAGAATGAAATGACCGGTAGACATATCGCGGTACTTCTGGGGATCGACCCGGAGGAAACCGAGGCCCTGTACAGCGGATCGTCCGCTTCTACGCTCTTGCAGCTGGAGCCGGCCGGTCAGGATGAACCCATCGTCATCCGCGTGACCTTTACACCCATTCATCGGCGGGAATTTGGCATTACGGGCACGATTGCTGTGCTTCAGGACGTGACGGAGCAGGAGGAGATGGAGACGACGCGGCGGGAA
This window of the Paenibacillus polymyxa genome carries:
- the yycF gene encoding response regulator YycF translates to MQGTILVVDDEQPIADILKFNLEKEGYEVICAFDGISAVDIAIKQQPDLILLDLMLPGMDGMDVCREVRGHQLQTPIIMLTAKDGEIDKVLGLELGADDYVTKPFSTRELLARVKAQMRRQQRGVAGTPESRPQEDKQGLRVGDLFFDADMYTAYKNGTPLDLTHREYELLYYMAKNAGKVMTREHLLQAVWGFEYYGDVRTVDVTIRRLREKIEENPSKPETILTRRGLGYIVSGGKGGLRA
- the walK gene encoding cell wall metabolism sensor histidine kinase WalK codes for the protein MQLIGVYFVSSMKNSLTSNFTQDLQARAEMLSVLAEQDLSGSDGKMEEDSVESLRARVNNLFDFSGAEIQVLDASGKVLITSQGSHADYVGRKNTQTVVSRSLQGIRDNEEYMVDEDNVRKKVVAKPVISQGKIVGAVYIAASMAELYDTMKRINNVFLSGMLIALALTAVLGVVLAHTITHPIKVMTRHATEVAEGKFDQQMPVFGEDEIGRLSVAFNYMTGRLREALSQNEEEKEKLSSILTNMSDGVVATDDHGRVILVNRRASAMLGVNENEMTGRHIAVLLGIDPEETEALYSGSSASTLLQLEPAGQDEPIVIRVTFTPIHRREFGITGTIAVLQDVTEQEEMETTRREFVANVSHELRTPLTTIRSYAEALDDGAMAEPQLAERFVGVIRNETERMIRLVTDLLHLSRLDSNEAPLRMQPADVMEMLDEVADRFSFQMKQKHIRSGMFVEQGIGKVVIDRDQIDQVLDNLMSNALKYTPEGGSIRIEARRNHEGMLAISVQDTGIGIPKKDLDRIFERFYRVDKARSRNMGGTGLGLSIAREIVKAHGGQIFLESEYGQGTCTTFTLPMSGEGREAQ